DNA sequence from the Streptomyces sp. HUAS 15-9 genome:
GCCGGCCGACGGCCGCGCCCATGTCCACGGGCTGGCGGCGCACCTCCAGCCGCCCGGAGTCGATGCGGGAGATGTCCAGGAGCTCGGCGATCAGCCGGGTGACCCGGTCGGCGTCCGCGTCGACGGTCTCCAGCATCAGCCGCTTCTGGTCGTCGGTGAAGCGTTCCCACTTGGCGAGCAGTGTGGCGGTGAAGCCCTTGACCGAGGTGAGCGGGGAGCGCAGCTCGTGGGCGACGGTCGCGATCAGCTCGGCGTGGCTGCGCTCGGTGCGGCGCCGGGCCTCGGTGTCACGCAGGGACACGATGACCCGGCGCACCGGCCCGGCGGGTTCGGTACGGACGTACCGGGCCGATACGAGCACTTCCCGCCCGCCGGGCAGCAGCAGGTTGCGCTCGGGCTGCCCGGCCCGGATGGCGAGCCCGCCGTACGGATCGGTGATCTGCCACCAGCGCCGTCCTTCCAGGTCCTCTAACGGCAGCGCCTTCTCCAGGCGGTGGCCGAGGGCTTCGGCGGCGGGGACGGCGGTGATGCGGGCGGCGGCCGCGTTGAAGCAGATGACGTACCCGTGCTCGTCGGCGACGACGAGGCCGTCGGGCAGCTCGTCGGGGTCGATGCCGAGCCTGGCGGGATCACCGTGCCGGGGCGCGGGTACCAGGTGCACGTCCTGCCCTCCCGGCGCACTGCTCGTGCCGACACTCATCCCCGCACTCCACCTCTCAGTCGGCATGGGGGTCCCCCTGCTCGCGCGCAGCCGACGCTCGGGGGAAGGCCCCCGGGCAGGTCACCCTACTAGCTCTCGGTGACGGAGCGGCACCCTCCGGAGGCGCGCTGTGCACGGGCCGACGCGTAGAGACATACGGCGGCGGCGGTGGCCAGGTTCAGGCTCTCGGCCTTTCCGTGGATCGGGACGCGCACGACGGCGTCCGCGAGGGCGCGCGTCTCCTCCGGGAGCCCCCAGGCCTCGTTGCCGAACACCCACG
Encoded proteins:
- a CDS encoding sensor histidine kinase; this translates as MSVGTSSAPGGQDVHLVPAPRHGDPARLGIDPDELPDGLVVADEHGYVICFNAAAARITAVPAAEALGHRLEKALPLEDLEGRRWWQITDPYGGLAIRAGQPERNLLLPGGREVLVSARYVRTEPAGPVRRVIVSLRDTEARRRTERSHAELIATVAHELRSPLTSVKGFTATLLAKWERFTDDQKRLMLETVDADADRVTRLIAELLDISRIDSGRLEVRRQPVDMGAAVGRHIQAYVAAGQPADRFLLRIEQPLPDLWADPDKIDQVLSNLLENAVRHGEGTVTIEITPSASPREGEDVGTSVTVSDEGPGIPEESMNRVFTRFWRGSKRGGTGLGLYIVKGIVEAHGGTITVGRAPGGGAEFRFTLPVSAPAYLA